A region from the Vicia villosa cultivar HV-30 ecotype Madison, WI linkage group LG3, Vvil1.0, whole genome shotgun sequence genome encodes:
- the LOC131655567 gene encoding probable Histone-lysine N-methyltransferase ATXR5 isoform X2 translates to MRPHRLHLRMEDILARAKYAVVENEDYGSLMCEQCGTGEQPEELLLCDKCDKGFHMKCVRPIVVRIPIGSWICPKCSGVKKVKKFTQRRILDFFGLPRNLPDFRRNNSSSWGLLVA, encoded by the exons ATG CGACCTCATCGCCTTCATCTCAGAATGGAGGATATATTGGCGAGGGCGAAGTACGCGGTGGTGGAGAATGAGGATTACGGTAGCCTCATGTGTGAGCAATGTGGCACCGGGGAGCAGCCGGAGGAGTTGCTGTTGTGCGACAAATGTGACAAAGGATTCCATATGAAATGTGTGAGGCCGATTGTTGTGAGGATTCCAATTGGTTCTTGGATTTGCCCTAAGTGTTCAGGGGTGAAGAAAGTGAAAA AGTTCACGCAAAGGAGAATACTTGATTTCTTCGGGCTTCCAAGGAATTTGCCTGATTTCAGAAGGAATAATTCTTCTTCTTGGG GTTTATTGGTGGCATGA
- the LOC131655567 gene encoding probable Histone-lysine N-methyltransferase ATXR5 isoform X1, which produces MVQRPHRLHLRMEDILARAKYAVVENEDYGSLMCEQCGTGEQPEELLLCDKCDKGFHMKCVRPIVVRIPIGSWICPKCSGVKKVKKFTQRRILDFFGLPRNLPDFRRNNSSSWGLLVA; this is translated from the exons ATGGTCCAGCGACCTCATCGCCTTCATCTCAGAATGGAGGATATATTGGCGAGGGCGAAGTACGCGGTGGTGGAGAATGAGGATTACGGTAGCCTCATGTGTGAGCAATGTGGCACCGGGGAGCAGCCGGAGGAGTTGCTGTTGTGCGACAAATGTGACAAAGGATTCCATATGAAATGTGTGAGGCCGATTGTTGTGAGGATTCCAATTGGTTCTTGGATTTGCCCTAAGTGTTCAGGGGTGAAGAAAGTGAAAA AGTTCACGCAAAGGAGAATACTTGATTTCTTCGGGCTTCCAAGGAATTTGCCTGATTTCAGAAGGAATAATTCTTCTTCTTGGG GTTTATTGGTGGCATGA